From Vigna radiata var. radiata cultivar VC1973A unplaced genomic scaffold, Vradiata_ver6 scaffold_443, whole genome shotgun sequence, a single genomic window includes:
- the LOC106754578 gene encoding flowering locus K homology domain isoform X1 gives MAEVDQNASAEHEAEETVEAELQGDEEPVVAEKKWPGWPGESVFRMLVPAQKVGGIIGRKGEFIKKIVEETRARVKILDGPPGTAQRAVMISGKDDPDSSLPPAVDGLLRVHKRIIDGLESDFTHAPSGVAGKVSTKLLVAASQAGSLIGKQGGTVKSIQEASNCIVRVLGAEDLPIFALQDDRVVEVVGDATGVHKALELIASHLRKFLVDRSVIPIFEMNMQIANPHHAEPMPPHQSWGPPQGLPPNTGGGPGFGPPSQYVPPPRQLDNYYPPAEIPPVERQPHQGISAYGRDASIGIHASSNTQSAPSVVTQITQQMQIPLSYADAVIGTAGASISYIRRASGATVTIQETRGVPGEMTVEISGTASQVQTAQQLIQLQQQLVGHRHSRRQVDLLQTKDTALILPTLLCMHLLLPIQDMLEAIAPFMVQTMATKFNTSTISL, from the exons ATGGCTGAAGTAGATCAGAACGCGAGCGCTGAGCATGAGGCGGAGGAAACAGTTGAGGCGGAATTGCAAGGTGACGAAGAGCCGGTTGTGGCTGAGAAGAAATGGCCGGGATGGCCTGGAGAGAGTGTGTTTCGGATGTTAGTTCCTGCGCAGAAGGTTGGGGGCATAATTGGACGTAAAGGAGAGTTCATTAAGAAAATCGTGGAAGAGACACGAGCTCGCGTTAAAATTCTTGATGGTCCTCCTGGAACTGCGCAAAGGGCT GTAATGATATCAGGCAAAGATGATCCTGATTCCTCTCTTCCTCCTGCTGTGGATGGCTTATTGAGGGTTCATAAGAGGATTATTGATGGTTTGGAGAGTGATTTTACCCATGCTCCTTCAGGTGTGGCTGGGAAGGTTTCTACTAAACTTCTAGTGGCAGCCTCACAAGCAGGAAGTTTAATTGGGAAGCAAGGAGGAACTGTAAAATCAATCCAAGAAGCATCCAATTGTATTGTTAGAGTTCTTGGAGCAG AAGACCTCCCAATTTTTGCTCTTCAAGATGACAGGGTGGTTGAAGTAGTTGGGGATGCTACTGGAGTACATAAGGCACTAGAGTTAATTGCTTCCCACCTAAGGAAGTTTCTAGTTGATCGCAGTGTAATTCCAATTTTTGAAATGAAT ATGCAAATAGCCAATCCCCATCACGCAGAGCCCATGCCACCCCACCAATCTTGGGGTCCACCACAGGGCCTTCCTCCAAATACTGGTGGAGGTCCTGGTTTTGGACCTCCTTCTCAGTACGTACCACCTCCACGACAACTTGATAATTATTATCCACCAGCCGAGATCCCTCCAGTCGAAAGACAGCCCCATCAAGGTATATCTGCATATGGAAGAGATGCTTCAATAGGCATTCATGCATCTTCAAATACTCAATCTGCACCTTCTGTAGTCACTCAG ATCACGCAGCAAATGCAAATTCCTCTCTCGTATGCTGATGCGGTCATTGGAACGGCAGGGGCGAGTATAAGCTACATCAGAAGAGCTAGTGGGGCTACTGTTACCATACAAGAAACAAGAGGTGTTCCTGGGGAGATGACTGTTGAAATCAGTGGAACTGCATCTCAAGTCCAAACAGCTCAGCAACTGATACAG CTGCAGCAGCAGCTGGTGGGGCACAGGCACAGCCGCAGGCAGGTGGACCTACTGCAGACCAAGGATACAGCTCTTATCCTGCCCACGCTTCTGTGTATGCATCTCCTCCTTCCAATCCAGGACATGCTGGAGGCTATAGCTCCGTTTATGGTGCAAACTATGGCTACTAAATTTAACACTTCTACTATTTCATTGTAA
- the LOC106754578 gene encoding flowering locus K homology domain isoform X3 → MISGKDDPDSSLPPAVDGLLRVHKRIIDGLESDFTHAPSGVAGKVSTKLLVAASQAGSLIGKQGGTVKSIQEASNCIVRVLGAEDLPIFALQDDRVVEVVGDATGVHKALELIASHLRKFLVDRSVIPIFEMNMQIANPHHAEPMPPHQSWGPPQGLPPNTGGGPGFGPPSQYVPPPRQLDNYYPPAEIPPVERQPHQGISAYGRDASIGIHASSNTQSAPSVVTQITQQMQIPLSYADAVIGTAGASISYIRRASGATVTIQETRGVPGEMTVEISGTASQVQTAQQLIQLQQQLVGHRHSRRQVDLLQTKDTALILPTLLCMHLLLPIQDMLEAIAPFMVQTMATKFNTSTISL, encoded by the exons ATGATATCAGGCAAAGATGATCCTGATTCCTCTCTTCCTCCTGCTGTGGATGGCTTATTGAGGGTTCATAAGAGGATTATTGATGGTTTGGAGAGTGATTTTACCCATGCTCCTTCAGGTGTGGCTGGGAAGGTTTCTACTAAACTTCTAGTGGCAGCCTCACAAGCAGGAAGTTTAATTGGGAAGCAAGGAGGAACTGTAAAATCAATCCAAGAAGCATCCAATTGTATTGTTAGAGTTCTTGGAGCAG AAGACCTCCCAATTTTTGCTCTTCAAGATGACAGGGTGGTTGAAGTAGTTGGGGATGCTACTGGAGTACATAAGGCACTAGAGTTAATTGCTTCCCACCTAAGGAAGTTTCTAGTTGATCGCAGTGTAATTCCAATTTTTGAAATGAAT ATGCAAATAGCCAATCCCCATCACGCAGAGCCCATGCCACCCCACCAATCTTGGGGTCCACCACAGGGCCTTCCTCCAAATACTGGTGGAGGTCCTGGTTTTGGACCTCCTTCTCAGTACGTACCACCTCCACGACAACTTGATAATTATTATCCACCAGCCGAGATCCCTCCAGTCGAAAGACAGCCCCATCAAGGTATATCTGCATATGGAAGAGATGCTTCAATAGGCATTCATGCATCTTCAAATACTCAATCTGCACCTTCTGTAGTCACTCAG ATCACGCAGCAAATGCAAATTCCTCTCTCGTATGCTGATGCGGTCATTGGAACGGCAGGGGCGAGTATAAGCTACATCAGAAGAGCTAGTGGGGCTACTGTTACCATACAAGAAACAAGAGGTGTTCCTGGGGAGATGACTGTTGAAATCAGTGGAACTGCATCTCAAGTCCAAACAGCTCAGCAACTGATACAG CTGCAGCAGCAGCTGGTGGGGCACAGGCACAGCCGCAGGCAGGTGGACCTACTGCAGACCAAGGATACAGCTCTTATCCTGCCCACGCTTCTGTGTATGCATCTCCTCCTTCCAATCCAGGACATGCTGGAGGCTATAGCTCCGTTTATGGTGCAAACTATGGCTACTAAATTTAACACTTCTACTATTTCATTGTAA
- the LOC106754578 gene encoding flowering locus K homology domain isoform X2, translating to MAEVDQNASAEHEAEETVEAELQGDEEPVVAEKKWPGWPGESVFRMLVPAQKVGGIIGRKGEFIKKIVEETRARVKILDGPPGTAQRAVMISGKDDPDSSLPPAVDGLLRVHKRIIDGLESDFTHAPSGVAGKVSTKLLVAASQAGSLIGKQGGTVKSIQEASNCIVRVLGAEDLPIFALQDDRVVEVVGDATGVHKALELIASHLRKFLVDRSVIPIFEMNMQIANPHHAEPMPPHQSWGPPQGLPPNTGGGPGFGPPSQYVPPPRQLDNYYPPAEIPPVERQPHQGISAYGRDASIGIHASSNTQSAPSVVTQITQQMQIPLSYADAVIGTAGASISYIRRASGATVTIQETRGVPGEMTVEISGTASQVQTAQQLIQNFMAEAAAAAGGAQAQPQAGGPTADQGYSSYPAHASVYASPPSNPGHAGGYSSVYGANYGY from the exons ATGGCTGAAGTAGATCAGAACGCGAGCGCTGAGCATGAGGCGGAGGAAACAGTTGAGGCGGAATTGCAAGGTGACGAAGAGCCGGTTGTGGCTGAGAAGAAATGGCCGGGATGGCCTGGAGAGAGTGTGTTTCGGATGTTAGTTCCTGCGCAGAAGGTTGGGGGCATAATTGGACGTAAAGGAGAGTTCATTAAGAAAATCGTGGAAGAGACACGAGCTCGCGTTAAAATTCTTGATGGTCCTCCTGGAACTGCGCAAAGGGCT GTAATGATATCAGGCAAAGATGATCCTGATTCCTCTCTTCCTCCTGCTGTGGATGGCTTATTGAGGGTTCATAAGAGGATTATTGATGGTTTGGAGAGTGATTTTACCCATGCTCCTTCAGGTGTGGCTGGGAAGGTTTCTACTAAACTTCTAGTGGCAGCCTCACAAGCAGGAAGTTTAATTGGGAAGCAAGGAGGAACTGTAAAATCAATCCAAGAAGCATCCAATTGTATTGTTAGAGTTCTTGGAGCAG AAGACCTCCCAATTTTTGCTCTTCAAGATGACAGGGTGGTTGAAGTAGTTGGGGATGCTACTGGAGTACATAAGGCACTAGAGTTAATTGCTTCCCACCTAAGGAAGTTTCTAGTTGATCGCAGTGTAATTCCAATTTTTGAAATGAAT ATGCAAATAGCCAATCCCCATCACGCAGAGCCCATGCCACCCCACCAATCTTGGGGTCCACCACAGGGCCTTCCTCCAAATACTGGTGGAGGTCCTGGTTTTGGACCTCCTTCTCAGTACGTACCACCTCCACGACAACTTGATAATTATTATCCACCAGCCGAGATCCCTCCAGTCGAAAGACAGCCCCATCAAGGTATATCTGCATATGGAAGAGATGCTTCAATAGGCATTCATGCATCTTCAAATACTCAATCTGCACCTTCTGTAGTCACTCAG ATCACGCAGCAAATGCAAATTCCTCTCTCGTATGCTGATGCGGTCATTGGAACGGCAGGGGCGAGTATAAGCTACATCAGAAGAGCTAGTGGGGCTACTGTTACCATACAAGAAACAAGAGGTGTTCCTGGGGAGATGACTGTTGAAATCAGTGGAACTGCATCTCAAGTCCAAACAGCTCAGCAACTGATACAG AATTTTATGGCTGAAGCTGCAGCAGCAGCTGGTGGGGCACAGGCACAGCCGCAGGCAGGTGGACCTACTGCAGACCAAGGATACAGCTCTTATCCTGCCCACGCTTCTGTGTATGCATCTCCTCCTTCCAATCCAGGACATGCTGGAGGCTATAGCTCCGTTTATGGTGCAAACTATGGCTACTAA
- the LOC106754582 gene encoding uncharacterized protein At2g34160, whose protein sequence is MPTVAAPPVPQIQNTTDHEIESPKKNRIQVSNTKKPLFFYVNLAKRYIQQRDEVVLSALGMAITTVVTIAEILKNNGFATEKKVSTSSVSMKDENKGRLVQKAKIEIVLEKSEKFDNLMAPTNTESKSAANEKSKQK, encoded by the exons ATGCCCACTGTTGCTGCTCCCCCTGTACCTCAAATTCAAAACACTACTGACCATGAAATTGAATCTCCCAAGAAGAACAGAATCCAGGTTTCCAACACCAAGAAACCCCTCTTCTTTTACGTCAATCTTGCAAAG AGGTACATACAGCAGCGCGATGAGGTTGTGCTTTCTGCTCTTGGAATGG CTATAACTACAGTTGTTACGATTGCCGAGATTTTGAAGAACAATGGATTTGCTACTGAGAAGA AAGTTTCTACATCTTCTGTTAGCATGAAGGATGAGAACAAAGGTCGCCTGGTGCAGAAGGCTAAGATTGAAATTGTTCTAGAGAAATCCGAGAAGTTTGACAATCTTATGGCTCCTACGAACACTGAATCAAAATCAGCTGCGAATGAAAAAAGCAAACAGAAATGA